CCTGGCATCCCGTGGCTTCGCCTTGGATGTTGCGCGCATCGAAGCGCTGGAAGAACAGCGCAAGACCGTCCAGACCCGCACCGAAGCACTGCAGGCTGAGCGTAATGCGCGTTCCAAATCCATCGGTCAGGCCAAGCAGCGTGGCGAAGACATCGCGCCGTTGATGGCGGACGTCGAGCGCATGGGCACCGAGCTGTCCGACGGCAAGGTCGAGCTGGAAGGCATTCAGACCGAGCTGGATTCGATCCTGCTGGGCATCCCGAATATTCCGCACGAATCGGTGCCGATTGGTGAAGACGAAGACGGCAACGTCGAAGTGCGCCGTTGGGGCACGCCAAAAGCCTTTGATTTCGAGATCAAGGATCACGTTGCGTTGGGCGAACTGACCGGCGGCCTGGATTTCGAAACCGCCGCCAAAATGTCCGGCGCACGCTTTGCTCTGCTGCGCGGCCCGATCGCGCGCATGCACCGTGCCCTGGCGCAGTTCATGATCAACCTGCACACCGCTGAACACGGCTACGAAGAAGCCTACACGCCGTATCTGGTGCAGGCGCCGGCGCTGATGGGCACCAGCCAGCTGCCGAAGTTCGAAGAAGACCTGTTCAAGATCAGCCGCGACGGCGAAGCCGACCTGTACCTGATCCCGACTGCCGAAGTGTCGCTGACCAACATCGTCGCTGGCGAAATTCTCGATGCCAAGCAGCTGCCGATCAAGTTCGTGGCCCACAGCCCGTGCTTCCGTAGCGAAGCCGGTGCCTCGGGGCGTGACACGCGCGGCATGATCCGTCAGCACCAGTTCGACAAGGTGGAGATGGTGCAGGTTGTAGAGCCGTCGACGTCCATGGAAGCCCTGGAAGGCCTGACCGCCAACGCCGAGCGCGTCCTGCAACTGCTGGAACTGCCGTACCGCGTACTGGCGCTCTGCACCGGCGACATGGGGTTCAGTGCCGTGAAGACCTACGACCTCGAAGTGTGGGTGCCAAGCCAGGACAAGTACCGCGAAATTTCGTCGTGCTCCAACTGCGGTGATTTCCAGGCCCGTCGCATGCAGGCGCGTTTCCGTAACCCGGAAACCGGCAAGCCGGAACTGGTCCACACCCTCAACGGTTCGGGCCTGGCCGTAGGCCGTACCCTGGTGGCCGTGTTGGAAAACTACCAGCAGGCCGACGGTTCTATCCGCGTGCCGGACGTGCTCAAGCCGTACATGGGCGGCGTTGAGGTCATCGGCTAAATGGAATTTCTGCCGCTGTTTCATAACCTGCGCGGCAGTCGTGTGTTGGTCGTCGGTGGCGGGGAAATTGCCTTGCGCAAATCCCGGCTGCTGGCCGACGCCGGTGCGTTGCTGCGGGTGGTTGCTCCCCAGATCGAAGACCAGTTGCGAGAGCTGGTGCTGGGCAGTGGCGGGGACCTGATTTTGCGCGGTTATCAGGAGGCTGACCTTGACGGTTGCGTGCTGATTATCGCGGCCACGGACGACGAACCGCTGAACGCGCAAGTGTCCAGCGATGCCAAGCGCCGGTGCGTGCCTGTCAACGTGGTGGATGCGCCCGCCTTGTGCAGCGTGATCTTCCCGGCGATTGTCGACCGTTCACCCTTGGTGATTGCGGTGTCCAGTGGCGGCGATGCGCCGGTGCTGGCGCGCTTGATCCGCGCCAAGCTGGAAACCTGGATTCCGTCGACCTATGGCCAATTGGCCGGTTTGGCGGCGCGGTTTCGCGCCCAGGTCAAAGGTTTGTACCCGGATGTGCAGCAGCGTCGTGCATTTTGGGAAGAGGTTTTCCAAGGCCCGATCGCCGACCGTCAATTGGCCGGGCAGGGCGATGAAGCTGAGCGTCTGTTGATCGAGAAGGTCAACGGCGCGCCGCCGTATGCGCCGGGCGAAGTTTATCTGGTGGGGGCAGGCCCAGGTGATCCGGACCTGCTGACCTTCCGCGCCTTGCGCCTGATGCAGCAAGCCGATGTGGTGCTGTATGACCGCCTGGTGGCCCCGGCGATTCTTGAACTGTGCCGCCGTGACGCCGAGCGTATCTATGTCGGCAAACGTCGCGCCGACCATGCCGTGCCGCAGGATCAGATCAACCAGCAACTGGTGGATCTGGCCAAGCAGGGCAAGCGTGTGCTGCGACTTAAGGGTGGCGATCCGTTCATCTTCGGCCGTGGCGGCGAAGAGATCGAGGAACTGGCGGCCCATGGCATTCCGTTCCAGGTGGTGCCGGGGATTACGGCGGCCAGTGGTTGCGCGGCGTATGCGGGGATTCCGCTGACGCATCGTGACTATGCGCAGTCGG
The window above is part of the Pseudomonas sp. KBS0710 genome. Proteins encoded here:
- the cysG gene encoding siroheme synthase CysG; this translates as MEFLPLFHNLRGSRVLVVGGGEIALRKSRLLADAGALLRVVAPQIEDQLRELVLGSGGDLILRGYQEADLDGCVLIIAATDDEPLNAQVSSDAKRRCVPVNVVDAPALCSVIFPAIVDRSPLVIAVSSGGDAPVLARLIRAKLETWIPSTYGQLAGLAARFRAQVKGLYPDVQQRRAFWEEVFQGPIADRQLAGQGDEAERLLIEKVNGAPPYAPGEVYLVGAGPGDPDLLTFRALRLMQQADVVLYDRLVAPAILELCRRDAERIYVGKRRADHAVPQDQINQQLVDLAKQGKRVLRLKGGDPFIFGRGGEEIEELAAHGIPFQVVPGITAASGCAAYAGIPLTHRDYAQSVRFITGHLKNGTSDLPWHDLVGPSQTLVFYMGLIGLPIICEQLIKHGRAADTPAALIQQGTTSNQRVFTGTLADLPRMVAEHEVHAPTLVIVGEVVVLREKLKWFEGAQSQV
- the serS gene encoding serine--tRNA ligase; amino-acid sequence: MLDSKLLRSNLQDVADRLASRGFALDVARIEALEEQRKTVQTRTEALQAERNARSKSIGQAKQRGEDIAPLMADVERMGTELSDGKVELEGIQTELDSILLGIPNIPHESVPIGEDEDGNVEVRRWGTPKAFDFEIKDHVALGELTGGLDFETAAKMSGARFALLRGPIARMHRALAQFMINLHTAEHGYEEAYTPYLVQAPALMGTSQLPKFEEDLFKISRDGEADLYLIPTAEVSLTNIVAGEILDAKQLPIKFVAHSPCFRSEAGASGRDTRGMIRQHQFDKVEMVQVVEPSTSMEALEGLTANAERVLQLLELPYRVLALCTGDMGFSAVKTYDLEVWVPSQDKYREISSCSNCGDFQARRMQARFRNPETGKPELVHTLNGSGLAVGRTLVAVLENYQQADGSIRVPDVLKPYMGGVEVIG